From the genome of Thermoflexus hugenholtzii, one region includes:
- a CDS encoding tetratricopeptide repeat protein, translating to MGEERLRYEQALQRGHAALWQKQWAAAIAAYREALTVAPEEPEALTGLGLACMEAGRYEEALEAFRQLERLRPEDPAPVWRLAEVHQRAGRAAEAAAHYHRAGRMFADRGDLRRAIQAWAQAVRLDPGRIETLEALARAYRQLDQREAAIRVDLALARAWIQQGDLQRALEAIDAALALDPDHPQALQARDWLRVQLARRTGTGPLPRPTSRAESAEAEQTRAEALWMLAPEEAEAPADPIRRALSQALRELADLVFSEEPGSFSESEWFRIHALLGRAVDAHAQGQLREALAFYEQVRAAGLEHPALPFAIGAALAELRRCEEAASYLRRATDVPTYAFAGLLLLARCEERQGAAASAALRYLEALESLDQELAREESQEVLRERYRFLRSWLPRHPDRQAALLEGARQILESPTWEDRILWIRQALDQWTAGTPFRLTLADALLSPQGERVLLDLGQTYTWAQLGLFYSALEEALRILAGAPFAPLTHLILGQLLVWSRHIPAAANKFRILGAYFLHLEDPYMALAAFEQVTRLAPMDLAALERLLQLAQTLGDAPRALQAFCGLVDAHMQMADLEQAERIGREGLAWASRHGLPGSTLSPLLRRLVEIAVQRLDWNGAIEHLERLRALAPEDLEARWGLVEAYLRANRKDAAVQELQQLVERARAAGRLAEAARNLEELILLFPEEPALRQQAAQLYLELEQPGAAVAHLERMGEQYLQAGRLSEAQAVYRSLMRLNPAQAERYQALLSSSG from the coding sequence GTGGGGGAAGAGCGCCTGCGGTATGAACAGGCGTTGCAGCGCGGCCATGCCGCGCTCTGGCAGAAGCAGTGGGCGGCGGCCATCGCGGCTTATCGCGAGGCCCTGACGGTGGCGCCGGAGGAGCCGGAGGCCCTGACCGGGCTGGGCCTGGCCTGTATGGAGGCCGGGCGCTATGAAGAGGCTCTGGAGGCCTTCCGGCAGCTGGAGCGCCTCCGCCCCGAGGATCCCGCGCCGGTGTGGCGCCTCGCCGAGGTGCATCAGCGCGCCGGCCGGGCGGCGGAGGCGGCGGCCCATTACCACCGGGCCGGCCGGATGTTCGCCGATCGCGGCGATCTTCGACGCGCCATCCAGGCATGGGCCCAGGCCGTCCGCCTGGATCCGGGCCGGATCGAGACGCTGGAGGCCCTGGCCCGGGCGTATCGCCAGCTGGATCAGCGGGAGGCGGCGATCCGGGTGGATCTGGCCCTCGCCCGCGCCTGGATCCAGCAAGGGGACCTGCAGCGGGCCCTCGAGGCCATCGACGCCGCCCTCGCCCTGGATCCGGATCATCCGCAGGCCTTGCAGGCCCGGGACTGGCTGCGCGTCCAGCTGGCCCGGCGGACCGGCACCGGTCCATTGCCCCGGCCGACGTCCAGGGCCGAAAGCGCCGAGGCGGAGCAGACCCGGGCTGAGGCCCTCTGGATGCTGGCCCCGGAGGAGGCCGAAGCCCCTGCGGATCCGATCCGCCGCGCCCTCTCCCAAGCGCTCCGGGAGCTGGCGGATCTCGTGTTCTCGGAGGAGCCGGGTTCGTTTTCTGAATCCGAGTGGTTCCGGATCCATGCCCTCCTGGGCCGGGCGGTGGACGCCCACGCCCAGGGCCAGCTGCGGGAGGCGCTGGCCTTCTACGAACAGGTGCGCGCCGCCGGGCTGGAGCACCCGGCCCTCCCCTTCGCCATCGGCGCCGCGCTGGCCGAGCTCCGGCGTTGCGAGGAAGCCGCCTCGTATCTCCGGCGCGCCACGGATGTCCCCACCTATGCCTTCGCCGGTCTCCTCCTGCTGGCCCGCTGTGAGGAACGGCAGGGCGCGGCGGCGTCCGCCGCCCTGCGCTACCTGGAGGCCCTGGAGTCCCTGGATCAGGAGCTGGCCCGGGAGGAAAGCCAGGAGGTCCTCCGGGAGCGCTATCGCTTCCTGCGCTCCTGGCTCCCCCGGCATCCAGATCGTCAGGCGGCCCTCCTGGAGGGGGCCCGTCAGATCCTGGAGAGCCCGACCTGGGAGGATCGGATCCTCTGGATCCGCCAGGCGCTGGATCAATGGACTGCCGGCACGCCGTTCCGGCTCACCCTGGCCGACGCCCTCCTCTCTCCCCAGGGGGAGCGGGTGCTCCTGGATCTGGGGCAAACCTATACGTGGGCCCAGCTGGGCCTGTTCTACAGCGCGCTGGAGGAGGCGTTGCGGATCCTGGCCGGCGCCCCCTTCGCCCCGCTGACCCATCTCATCCTCGGGCAGCTGCTGGTCTGGAGCCGCCACATCCCGGCGGCGGCGAACAAATTCCGGATCCTGGGGGCCTATTTCCTGCATCTGGAAGATCCCTATATGGCCCTCGCCGCCTTCGAGCAGGTCACCCGGCTGGCTCCCATGGATCTGGCGGCTCTGGAACGGCTGCTGCAGCTCGCCCAGACCCTGGGCGATGCGCCGCGGGCGCTGCAGGCCTTCTGCGGCTTGGTGGACGCGCATATGCAGATGGCGGATCTGGAACAGGCGGAGCGAATCGGCCGGGAGGGGCTGGCGTGGGCTTCCCGCCATGGGCTCCCCGGCTCGACGCTGTCGCCCCTCCTCCGCCGGCTGGTGGAGATCGCCGTCCAGCGTCTGGACTGGAACGGGGCGATCGAACACCTGGAGCGGTTGCGAGCCCTCGCCCCGGAGGACCTGGAGGCCCGCTGGGGCCTGGTGGAGGCCTACCTGCGGGCGAACCGCAAGGATGCGGCGGTGCAGGAACTGCAGCAGCTGGTGGAGCGGGCGCGGGCCGCCGGGCGGCTGGCGGAGGCGGCCCGGAACCTGGAGGAGCTCATCCTGCTCTTCCCCGAGGAGCCGGCCCTGCGCCAGCAAGCGGCTCAGCTGTATCTGGAGCTGGAACAGCCCGGGGCGGCGGTGGCCCATCTGGAACGGATGGGGGAGCAATACCTGCAGGCCGGGCGTCTCTCCGAGGCCCAGGCGGTGTATCGCTCCTTGATGCGCCTGAACCCTGCCCAGGCCGAGCGTTACCAGGCCCTGCTGAGCTCCAGCGGATGA